The Thermodesulfobacteriota bacterium nucleotide sequence CGGCACCTCGGCCCTGGCGGGCGCCGCGGCGCTCCTCACGGGCTCGAACTAGGCCGAGGCCAAGGCCACGTGGGCCGAATGGTTCCAGGCGAACTACCGCCTCATGACCGAGGATGAGAAGAAGGACGCAATAGACAGGCTCGAAACGCGCTATACCGAGGAGTACGGCAAGAAGACCACCGTGGACGGCATCCCCGCCAAGGAAGGCGTCCTCTTCGGCTACGCCCTTAATATCCAGAAGTGCATCGGATGCAGACGTTGCGTCCACGCCTGCGTCAAGGAAAACAACCAGTCCCGGCACCACCCCGATGGGGAAGCCACCGAGATCCAGTGGATACGCGTCATAAGGATGGAGAAGGGGAACTTCTCCGAGTCGGACATGGACAAGGGCTACCCCAGGGACTACGGCGTGCAGGTAGGCGGCAACGCCCACAAGCCCGCCGGAGTGGTGCTCGAAGGCCAGCACTACTACGAGCCCGAAAAAGTCCCGGAAAAGGAAGCCTTCTACTTCCCCATGCAGTGCATGCATTGCGAAAAGCCGCCGTGCGTCAAGGTCTGCCCCGTCAGGACGACCTACCGCGACCCGGACGGCATAGTCGTTATAGATTACAACTGGTGCATCGGGTGCAGGATGTGCATGGGCGTCTGCCCCTACTGGGCGCGGCGCTTCAACTGGGGCGAGCCCAACCTCCCCAAGGAAGACATGAACCCGAAGACCCACTACCTCGGCAACAGGCCGCGCATGAAGGGTGTCGTCGAAAAATGCACCTTCTGCCTGCAGAGGACCAGGCGCGGCAGATACACGGCCTGCGTGGAAGTCTGCCCCGTAGGGGCCAGGAAGTTCGGCAACCTGCTCGACCCCAATAGCGAGGTAAGGAAGATACTGGACAAGAAAAAGGTCTTCAGGATAAGGGCCGA carries:
- a CDS encoding 4Fe-4S dicluster domain-containing protein, with the translated sequence MTEDEKKDAIDRLETRYTEEYGKKTTVDGIPAKEGVLFGYALNIQKCIGCRRCVHACVKENNQSRHHPDGEATEIQWIRVIRMEKGNFSESDMDKGYPRDYGVQVGGNAHKPAGVVLEGQHYYEPEKVPEKEAFYFPMQCMHCEKPPCVKVCPVRTTYRDPDGIVVIDYNWCIGCRMCMGVCPYWARRFNWGEPNLPKEDMNPKTHYLGNRPRMKGVVEKCTFCLQRTRRGRYTACVEVCPVGARKFGNLLDPNSEVRKILDKKKVFRIRADLNTYPKFFYFID